A stretch of DNA from Nitrosopumilus zosterae:
CAACGTGCATGATTGCTGAATTTGCAATGTCATAACATGTTTTTGGGCTCAAATCTGGGTTGCTCTCAAGTAATGAGTCATTATCTAAAACAACTGTGCATTTTGAATTTTCTCTGATTCTTTTCAGAGATATTCCTGAATTGAAAATTCTATCTTTTTCGTATTTGAAAGGCATTATTGCAAATGAAACTAGTCCTTTGTCTTTACACATTTCTGATACGACAGGGGCTATAGCTGAGCCTGCTTTACCTGCCAAATTACTCATCAGAATAATTGTGGAATACTCTTCTATCTTTGATTTAATTTCATCTGATACATTGTATGCTGAGCCTCTGATTAATTGGACTGATGGATTGACTACTCCTTTGGTAGATACATGGACTGATGGATTTCCTGAAGTGAAATCTTTTTCGTCATTGCTAATTAATAGACAATCTGAATTAAGAGAATCTTTAGCCTTGATTGCTAATTTTGAGCCTATGCCGCCCAAGCCTATTACTAAAATTGGTTCTTTTACTTGAAAACTCATTTCTGATCCTATTTTCTGATTTACATAAAAAACCTTCTTACGTTTTTTTAATCAAATCTTAGATCTAAAAAATTTAGCTTGCGATCTTTCCGACAAGTCTCTTTACAGAGGCATCTGTGATTTCAACTATGTGTGAATCCCCAAT
This window harbors:
- a CDS encoding cell division protein FtsZ, with translation MSFQVKEPILVIGLGGIGSKLAIKAKDSLNSDCLLISNDEKDFTSGNPSVHVSTKGVVNPSVQLIRGSAYNVSDEIKSKIEEYSTIILMSNLAGKAGSAIAPVVSEMCKDKGLVSFAIMPFKYEKDRIFNSGISLKRIRENSKCTVVLDNDSLLESNPDLSPKTCYDIANSAIMHVVESIGSSEISNETNILTTSKAGQNIEDSLRDSLKMLYGNAPPNAVKRSMLYVVGGGNIPVGILNSITNITGGILNDANSQIDMSSTSEESKVVMLSSIQGMTKFDNYDPLGMIPQEDTLDWSTPDCSIDCKLDLYQLE